Genomic DNA from Gimesia aquarii:
CGTTGGTATCCCGCCTCTGGTTCTTTTCAGCGTTTTTTTGATGATGTTGTGATTCTGGCTTCACGCGGTTTGCCACGAAAACTGATTCGGGAGTTGGAACCGTTTCCAATGCAGTTACTCGTTCCTTTTCGTCATGCACTGTTGGCCGGGTTTACTGCCCGGACTTATGATGTCGAGTTAGATGATGGTTTTATATTGGGCAAAGAGCGGATTGATGCTGCCATTTATTCCGATGTCTGCAGTCGGATTGGTGGCGACACTCAGCGAGTCAGTTCAGTACAAAGCCAGTATGATGCGATCACTTATAAGCACCTCTTGTTGCCCCTTTGGCTGATGACCTATAAATATAAGGACAAGCTCTATCAAGTCGCCGTCAATGCGGCGACAGGGGAGGTACATGGGGAGCGTCCTTATAGTTGGGTGAAAATTCTGCTGGCATCACTGGCTGCGGGTGCTTTAGTGCTCGGTGGTTTCGCTCTTGCCAATCAATGAGCATGATCTCAGATTTTCCAATCAAAAGTGCTTTCAGATGTAGAATTAGCGATTTCGGCTACTTTGTGCCTTTATTCACTCCCCAATTCTTGAGAGTCTCCAGAAATTAGAAACTGTTGCTTCGGGACGGTTGCCGATCAGCCAGAGGCTAGTTAAAAAACAGTCAATATAATGCTTTTAAGTACGTTCATTGAGCAAAATACATTGTTAAGGAGTGATTAAGAGATGAACCATCCAATTCGAGTTGCGGTGACTGGCGCCGCTGGCCAAATAGGTTACGCAATGTTGTTTCGTCTGGCATCAGGGGAAATTTTTGGTCCCAATCAGCCTGTAATTCTGCATCTCGTGGAAGTTCCGCCCGTTCTGTCAGCTTTAGATGGTGTCGAGATGGAATTGGAAGACTGTGCTTTCCCTACTTTAGCAGGAGTTGTGAAAGCAGACAGTGATCATCTGGAAGATGCGTTTGCCGATTGTAATTTCGTAATCTGTGTCGGAAGTATTCCTCGAAAAGCGGGGATGGAACGTGGCGATTTGATTCGCATCAACGGCCCCATTTTCACAAGTACAGGACAAGCAATCCAGGCAGCAGCAGCAGACGATGTTCGAGTTGTCGTCGTCGGAAATCCTTGTAATACAAACTGCCTGATTGCGATGCATAATGCTCCCAAGGTTCCGCGCGACCGCTGGTATGCAATGACTCGTCTGGATCAGAACCGAGCGGTCTCCCAGATTGCCAACAAAGCAGGGCAGCCTGTTTCTGCTGTAAAAAATATGAATATCTGGGGAAATCATTCAGCAACACAATTCCCTGATTTTTATCATGCAACGATTCATGGAAATCCCGTGCCTGAGATTATTGAAGACCATGACTGGTTACGTGGTGAATTTATTGAAACCGTGCAGAAACGCGGAGCAGCTGTGATTCAGGCACGTGGTGCTTCCAGTGCAGCTTCAGCAGCAAATGCCGCTTTGGATACGATCAAAAGCATCATTACTCCTACAAAGTTAGGCGAGAGCTTCAGTGCGGCAGTCTGTAGCGATGGGAGTTATGGTGTTGATGAAGGGTTGATCTGTGGATATCCATTGACCAGTGATGGCGTAACCTGGAAAATCGTGGAAGGGATTGAGCATGATGATTTTGCTCAGGATAAATTTACTGCGACTTTACAGGAATTACGAGATGAGCGCGATGTCGTTCGTGATCTATTGCCTGAATAATCTATGAACGATATTAGATTAGTGAAAGAGTCACAGTCATTTGACGTGGCTCTTTCTGTTTATACCAAATAGAAAAATGAGAATCGGTCGAATCTATCATGCAGTCGGAAGAATTACGAAAAATCGATAATGAACATGTTTGGCATCCTTTCACACAGATGAAAACGCATCGGGATGAAAACGTGCCTATGATCGAATCCGGAGAAGGTTTCTTTTTGAAAGATAATGAAGGGCGCGCTTATCTGGATGGTGTTTCCTCACTTTGGTGTAACGTGCATGGCCATCGTGTTCCAGAAATCGATCAGGCGATTCGAGAGCAATTGGACAAAATCGCGCACACGACTTTATTAGGGCTGGCGAGTGTTCCATCTATCGAGTTAGCAAGCGAGTTAGTAAAGAGAACTCCAGAGAAACTGACGAAAGTATTTTATTCTGACAGTGGTTCGACAGCCGTTGAAATCGCATTGAAAATGGCGTTTCAATATCATGCACAGAAACAGACTCCTGATGATCAACCTCGAGATTTATTTGCCTGTATGCAGCATGCCTATCATGGTGATACCATTGGTTCTGTCAGCGTAGGAGGAATTTCAATTTTTCATGAGATTTTCGGTAGCTTATTGTTTGAATCAGTACAAGTGCCCTGTCCGACGGCGTTTCACTGTCCTGAAGGATATACAGAATCTAGTTATCTGGAATATTGCAATCAGGAGTTGGAACGATTGATTACAGCGAATCACCAGAGATTGGCCGCGTTTATTATAGAGCCGCTAGTGCAAGGTGCAGCGGGGATGCTGATGCACCCTCCTGGTTACTTAAGACGTGTGCGTGAATTGACCGCTCGATACGGAATTCCGCTCATTGCCGATGAAGTAGCCGTTGGTCTGGGACGTACTGGAACGATGTTTGCCTGTGAGCAGGAAGACGTAGCTCCTGATTTTCTTTGTCTGGCGAAAGGTATCACTGGAGGCTATCTACCTCTGGCAGTGACTATGGCCACAGATGAGATTTTTAATGCGTTTGAAGGAGCACCCGAAGATTACAAGACATTTTTCCATGGCCATACCTATACTGGTAATTCTCTTGCCTGCGCAGCCGCTCTTGCGACTTTAAAGTTATTCCATACTCAGCAGACTCTCGAAAATGTTAAAGAGAATACTGAAATTTTATCTCACCGATTGGCCGAACTACAAGATCACCCGCACGTGGGCGAAATCCGTCAAAAAGGAGTGATGGTGGGGATCGAACTGGTGTCAGATCGAGAAGCAAAAGCAGCTTTTCCTGCGGGTAGGCGAGTCGGGCATCAAGTGACCTTGGCTGCCAGAAAGAATGGGGTGATTATTCGCCCGTTGGGAGATGTCGTCGTTCTGATGCCTGCACCTGGCATGCCTGCCGAATTAATCCATCAACTATGTGATGTCGTGTTTTCAGCCATTGATGAAGTGATCAGTCTGCAGGTTGCGTAGAGCAATACAGAAGTCATACTGGAATTAGGAATTCTCAGGCTCATCTTTGTCAGGAGATGGTTCAGATGAAGGGGGCGCTTGCTGTTCCATCTGCTTAAGTACATCTTTGATGTCCACTGTTTTTATGTCTTTTAGGTTCTCTAGTGAAATATCAGATTGTTGTATGAGTTTTGCTGTTTTACTGTGGGCAAATTTTTGATCATTGATTGAAAATCTCCAGACCATAAACGCCAGTGTGATACTGATGATCAAAAAGAGACTGATCATGTATTTTGCTGCCCCCGAAGAAGAACGAGTTTGTGCTTTCGATGGAGGAAACCAGCGAATTTGTCGCGCGATTAATAAAGGCGCTGTTTGTAGTTTACCTGCCACTGATGGATAGCCATATTTTTTAAAATAATAACCAGTAATCTGAATAGAGGGCATTTCTTTTAGATTGTCACCTCGAGGAATTCCCTCTGGAAGTTTGGTACAGAGCACTCGCCAGGGGTGAGTTCCGGAATCTTTCGAAAAAAACCAGCCCTCATAGAGTGACTGAATTCCGTAGGAATTTTCACTAACTGGCACAGAAGTGAGTTTTTTGAGTCGTCCTTTCACTGTTATGAGTTGACCTCGGTATTTCGATGATTCCGTCATCACGACAACGAAGGGAGGTGCAGCTTCAGCCGACTGTTCTAAAACATTCTGTGGAATAGAAGCGGCTTTTGCGAGTAGATAATAGAGCGCCCCGGCTTCATGATTGCGGATACCAAGTGTGCTATCAGAAACAGATTTCAGAATTTTGGGATCAATTCGTACATCATATTCCCCATTTTTTAGTTGCGTTTTGACTGTTTCAGGAACATTGATTTCAGGATTGCGTTCTGATCGAAACTCATCAGGTTTCAGTTCCGATTCTTGTTTAACACTGAAATCAATTTCACGATTAGGAATATCAGTTTGCTGATTGGTAGCCTCATTCTCTGGACGACCAGTTAACCAGTACCAGTTACTGGGTTTGGATGCAAAATACATTGCTATAAAAATAACACCAATCGCGGCGACCAGTCTGAAAAGTCGAACTTGATCGCGACGGCTGAAGTAGGAAGGCGTAGTAGATCGTTTATGAAACCGCATTCATCAACGCCTTTTTCTCGTTCCTTTTTTGATTTTTGTATTTCAATAGCCACTCATGCCTATTGAATAAAAACGAATGGATTCGATATTACTTTTTTCGCTTTGGTTTATACATATGGGTGGCTTGTCCAATGAAACCTTCGGCAGCTTCCATCATGGTTTCAGAAAGCGTGGGATGAGCATGGATGCTTTCAGCAACATCCTCTGCAACCGCTGCCATTTCAACTGCCATAACTCCTTCTGCGATCAGCTCCCCTGCGCCGGGGCCCACGATTCCAACTCCGAGGACACGTCCCTTTTTCTTTTCGAAGATCATTTTCGTAAGTCCTTCCGTGCGGCCCAGCGTTTGTGCTCGTCCTGAGGCAGCCCAGGGGAACCGGGTAATTTCCACATCGAGTCCCTGATCTTTCGCCTCTTGTTCAGTGACACCACACCAGGCGATCTCGGGGTCGGTAAAGACAACTGCGGGAATTGCAATGTTGTCAAACTGAGCTGGTTCACCGGCAATCGTTTCGATGGCTACTTTCGCTTCACGAGTTGCTTTGTGTGCCAGCATGGGTTCACCGGCGATATCTCCAATAACAAAAATATGAGGCTCAGCTGTCCGCTGATTGGCATCGTGTTTAATGAATCCTCGCTCGTCGAGTTCTAGTTTGGTATTTTCGAGACCAATTCCTTTATTGTTAGGTCGACGTCCAATCGCAATCAGTACCCGGTCGAATGTTTGTTGAGGTTCGACCCCTTCACCCGATAAGTCTGCAATAATCCCGCTACTATCTGGGGTGAGCTTCTCAACTTTGGTATTCAAGTGAATTGCGGTAAAGCTCTCAGCCAATCGTTTTTGTAGAGGTCTTACCAAGTCGCGGTCTGCTCCTGGAAGTAACCCATCAGTCATTTCGACAACAGTAACCTGTGAGCCAAGAGCTGCGTAGACGCTACCCATTTCAAGACCAATGTATCCACCACCTACGACTAGTAATTTATCGGGCACATCGGCTAATTCGAGAGCCCCCGTTGAATCCATGATTCGAGGATCATCAAGATCAAATACAGGAGGAACTGCTGGAGAAGAGCCTGTGGCAACAACTGCATGTTTAAAACCAATCATTTCAGTCGTGCCATCTGGCTTCAAGACTTCAACGGAATGTGAGTCGTGAAAACGTCCAAATCCTTTCACGATTTCTACATGACGTGCGCCCGCGAGTTGAGAGATACCTCCCGTCAATTGTGTGACTACTTTGGTTTTGAACTCACGTAATTTATCAAGATCAATTTCGGGTTTTTGAAAAGAAACTCCCCAGGCAGAAGATTCTTTGGTTTCATTAATGAGTTTGGCAATGTGTAAAAGCGCTTTGGAAGGAATACAACCACGATTCAGGCAGACACCACCAGGGGCCACATCATCATTGACCATGATGACTTTGAAGCCCTTATCTGCGGCATCAAATGCAGCAGGGTAACCGCCGGGACCACCGCCGATGACCACAATATCTGTTTCTCTGGTTGCTGATCCAGGCATAATATACGTTAACCTTCTTTTTATTTTTTCTAGGCTTCAATACGGCACGAGTTAATTTCTTAGCAGTCAACCAGAAGGTTGAAAGGATCAGAAAGTAGACTGGAGATACGCACAATAAAACGTGCAGCATCGGCACCATTAATCACTCGATGGTCGTAGGAAAGCGATAAAGGAAGCATGAGACGGGCGATCGGATCCTCATTGATTAACTGGAATTCATGTCGAGAACGAGACATTCCCAGGATGGCTACTTCCGGATAATTCACAATAGGAGTAAATGAGGTTCCACCCAATCCTCCCAGATTGGTGATTGTAAAGGTCCCTCCCTGCATATCAGCCATTTCCAGTTTACGGTCACGGGCTTTGACTGCCATCTCCGTCATTTCCTGAGCGATAGCAATAATGTTTTTCTTATCAACATCCTTGACAACAGGGACAATCAAACCATTTTCTGTATCAACAGCAACACCGATATTAATATATTTTTTGTAAATGATTTCATTAGTATCTGAATCGAAGCTGGAATTGAATGCGGGAAACTCATGGAGCACAATGGCAACCGCTTTCATGGCGAGTGCTGTCATTGTGATCTTGGGACCAGAGTAGTTTGGTTTGGAAATAAACAGCTTCCGTGCTGTTTCTAAATCGGTAATGTCAGCCAAGTCATGTTGCGTTACATGAGGAATAATCTGCCAGGAAAGATTGAGGTTGTTGGCTGAAACGCGTGAGAGCTTGTTTAATTTCTTACGTTCTACTTCACCAAACTGGGTAAAATCAGGCAGTGGGGGCACGGCAATCCCACTTCCACCACCGGCAGGGCCTCCTCCAGCGATTAAATTTTTGACATAATTCTCAACGTCTTCCTGATTGACACGACCACCAGGACCGGAACCGCTCACCAAATGTAAATCGACGCCAAGTTTTCGCGCAAGCCGTCGTGTAGCAGGTCCTGCTGGAACGGGAGCTTTGTTTGGTGAAGATTCGGCTGAGGAAGCAGGTCCTGATTGAGGAACTGCAGGAGCTGGCGCTGGTTTGCTCTCAGGTTGGGGCTGAGTAGGTTCCGGCTTGACTGGTTCAGCTGCTTTTAATTCAGTCGGTGGTGTTTCCACCGGTTTGCTGTCTGTTTCAGGTGCTGGAGTTACAGCACCATTGGATTCTTCGATGGAAAGCAGGACGGTACCAATGGCGATAGAGTCCCCTTCCGATACGTTTAGCTCTGCGATTGTACCTGTATGAGGAGATTCGAGTTGGACAACCGCTTTGTCAGTTTCGATGTCCATCAAGACCTGACCTTCTTCGACGCTGTCCCCTACAGCAACGGAGATTTGTCCAACATCAGCTGTTTCCACACCTTCACTTACTTCAGGAAGTTTAAATTCAGTAGCCATAGTTTTGTCGTTCTATTCGTTGATGATTCTTTTATAATTAGCCCGTACGTTCTGGCTTATCATGCTGTCCGGGGATTAATTTTCTCTGGATCAATACCTAACTCATTGACAGCAGTAGCAAGCTGTTTTTTATCAAATTGACCTTCCTCGGCAAGTGAGTGTAGTGTTGCTACAACCACATTCTCAGCGTCGATTTCGAAGTGACGCCTGAGTGATTCACGAGTTTCACTGCGCCCGAATCCATCGGTTCCCAGCACACAGTAATATCCCGGGATTCCTTCGCGTATCTGGTCTGCCACCAACTTAATATTATCACTTGATGCAATGAATGGTCCTGCGACACCATCAAAAATTGTTTCCAGATAGGATTTCTGTAGGTCAGATTCGGGATTCAAACGATTAAAGCGTTCGACGTCTTTCAAGTCTCTAGCCAATTGTGTGTAGCTGGTCACACTCCAAACATCTGTGGCGATTCCATATTTCTCTGCAAGAATCTCTTGCGCACGCAACACTTCTCTCAGGATCGGGCCACTACCAAATAATTGGGGACGCATGGAGACCGAAGGTTTTTCCACATTTTGACTACGAAACTTATAGAGACCTTTGATGATTCCATCAGCGACATCGTCGCCTTCTGGCATTGGCTCCATCTCATAATTTTCATTATAAACAGAGAGATAATAGAAGATTTCTTCTCCCTCTTGGTACATGCGACGCAATCCTTCCTGGATGATCACTGCTAACTCATAAGCATAGGCAGGATCATAAGCATGTAGTGTGGGGACCGTTGTTGCCATGAGGTGGCTATGTCCATCCTGATGCTGTAGTCCTTCCCCATTCAGCGTTGTTCTACCTGATGTACCTCCCAGCAGGAATCCTTTAGTCCGCGAATCAGCGGCGGCCCAAACAAGATCGCCAACGCGTTGGAACCCGAACATTGAGTAGTAGATGTAGAAGGGGATCATATTGACGCCTTGATTGGCGTAGGCAGTTCCAGCTGCAATAAAGGAGGAAATCGCGCCTGCTTCATTGATACCTTCTTCTAAAATCTGACCATCCTTGGCTTCTTTGTAATACATTAACTGATCACGGTCGACAGGTTCATACAACTGGCCCTGACTGGCATAAATACCACATTGTTTGAAGAGGCCTTCCATACCGAATGTTCGTGCCTCATCAGGAATAATGGGAACAATGCGCTTTCCAATCACTTTGTCACGCAGCAAATTCCCAAGCAGAATTCCGAAGGCACCAGTGGTTGATCCTGTTTTGCCGGCCATACTTGTCATAAATCGATCAAGTGATTCCAGAGTCGGCGTTTCCATACGCTCTTCCGTCGGCGTTCGTTGTGGTAAATATCCTCCCAATTCTTCTCTACGTTTTTGCAGGTATTCCATTTCTGGGCTGCTATCTTCAGGTCGATAGAAGGGAGTGTTTTTGACATCTTCATCGCGGATGGGGATTCCAAATCGCGAGCGAAAATCTCTTAATTCGTCTTCATTTGCTTTTTTCACATTATGAGCGACATTGCGTCCTTCGCCGGCTTCACCGAGCCCATAACCTTTAATTGTTTTTGCCAGAATGACTGTCGGAGAATCTGTATGATTTACAGCAGCATTATAGGCGGCATAAACTTTTTCGGGATCGTGACCACCACGATTCATACGTTTGATTTGGTCATCAGATAGATGTTCCGCCATTTTGGATAATTCTGGATTCTCTCCAAAAAAATGTTCGCGAATGTAAGAACCAGATTCAACTACATATTTCTGATATTGTCCATCAACAACTTCGCCCATTCGCTTAACAAGATGGCCATCGTCGTCTTCAGCAAGAAGATGGTCCCAGTCACTGCCCCAAACCACTTTAATACAGTTCCAGCCTGCACCTCGAAATGCAGCTTCCAATTCCTGGATAATCTTACCATTACCACGTACAGGACCATCCAAACGTTGCAAGTTACAATTGATAACGAAGATCAGGTTGTCCAGATGCTCGCGAGATGCCAGAGTAATTGCTCCTAAGGTCTCGGGCTCATCAGTTTCTCCATCGCCTACGAAACACCAGACCTTGGATTTTGAGGTATCCATGATTCCTCGGTTGTGAAGGTATCGTAAAAAACGTGCATGATAAATTGACA
This window encodes:
- the lpdA gene encoding dihydrolipoyl dehydrogenase; this translates as MPGSATRETDIVVIGGGPGGYPAAFDAADKGFKVIMVNDDVAPGGVCLNRGCIPSKALLHIAKLINETKESSAWGVSFQKPEIDLDKLREFKTKVVTQLTGGISQLAGARHVEIVKGFGRFHDSHSVEVLKPDGTTEMIGFKHAVVATGSSPAVPPVFDLDDPRIMDSTGALELADVPDKLLVVGGGYIGLEMGSVYAALGSQVTVVEMTDGLLPGADRDLVRPLQKRLAESFTAIHLNTKVEKLTPDSSGIIADLSGEGVEPQQTFDRVLIAIGRRPNNKGIGLENTKLELDERGFIKHDANQRTAEPHIFVIGDIAGEPMLAHKATREAKVAIETIAGEPAQFDNIAIPAVVFTDPEIAWCGVTEQEAKDQGLDVEITRFPWAASGRAQTLGRTEGLTKMIFEKKKGRVLGVGIVGPGAGELIAEGVMAVEMAAVAEDVAESIHAHPTLSETMMEAAEGFIGQATHMYKPKRKK
- the bioA gene encoding adenosylmethionine--8-amino-7-oxononanoate transaminase; amino-acid sequence: MQSEELRKIDNEHVWHPFTQMKTHRDENVPMIESGEGFFLKDNEGRAYLDGVSSLWCNVHGHRVPEIDQAIREQLDKIAHTTLLGLASVPSIELASELVKRTPEKLTKVFYSDSGSTAVEIALKMAFQYHAQKQTPDDQPRDLFACMQHAYHGDTIGSVSVGGISIFHEIFGSLLFESVQVPCPTAFHCPEGYTESSYLEYCNQELERLITANHQRLAAFIIEPLVQGAAGMLMHPPGYLRRVRELTARYGIPLIADEVAVGLGRTGTMFACEQEDVAPDFLCLAKGITGGYLPLAVTMATDEIFNAFEGAPEDYKTFFHGHTYTGNSLACAAALATLKLFHTQQTLENVKENTEILSHRLAELQDHPHVGEIRQKGVMVGIELVSDREAKAAFPAGRRVGHQVTLAARKNGVIIRPLGDVVVLMPAPGMPAELIHQLCDVVFSAIDEVISLQVA
- a CDS encoding malate dehydrogenase; amino-acid sequence: MNHPIRVAVTGAAGQIGYAMLFRLASGEIFGPNQPVILHLVEVPPVLSALDGVEMELEDCAFPTLAGVVKADSDHLEDAFADCNFVICVGSIPRKAGMERGDLIRINGPIFTSTGQAIQAAAADDVRVVVVGNPCNTNCLIAMHNAPKVPRDRWYAMTRLDQNRAVSQIANKAGQPVSAVKNMNIWGNHSATQFPDFYHATIHGNPVPEIIEDHDWLRGEFIETVQKRGAAVIQARGASSAASAANAALDTIKSIITPTKLGESFSAAVCSDGSYGVDEGLICGYPLTSDGVTWKIVEGIEHDDFAQDKFTATLQELRDERDVVRDLLPE
- the aceE gene encoding pyruvate dehydrogenase (acetyl-transferring), homodimeric type, giving the protein MAEQTVTGAVPGVDPAELEEWFESLDDLIIRYGKERVKNVLAVLQERAYRQGVTMPFTANTPYINTIPLEAQTPFPGNREIERRIKSIIRWNAMAMVVRANKDHDGIGGHISTYASAATLCEIGFNHFFHSRTEDHSGDVVYFQGHASPGVYARAFVEGRLTEENLEHFRQELPRGGGLSSYPHPWLMPNFWQFPTVSMGLGPIMSIYHARFLRYLHNRGIMDTSKSKVWCFVGDGETDEPETLGAITLASREHLDNLIFVINCNLQRLDGPVRGNGKIIQELEAAFRGAGWNCIKVVWGSDWDHLLAEDDDGHLVKRMGEVVDGQYQKYVVESGSYIREHFFGENPELSKMAEHLSDDQIKRMNRGGHDPEKVYAAYNAAVNHTDSPTVILAKTIKGYGLGEAGEGRNVAHNVKKANEDELRDFRSRFGIPIRDEDVKNTPFYRPEDSSPEMEYLQKRREELGGYLPQRTPTEERMETPTLESLDRFMTSMAGKTGSTTGAFGILLGNLLRDKVIGKRIVPIIPDEARTFGMEGLFKQCGIYASQGQLYEPVDRDQLMYYKEAKDGQILEEGINEAGAISSFIAAGTAYANQGVNMIPFYIYYSMFGFQRVGDLVWAAADSRTKGFLLGGTSGRTTLNGEGLQHQDGHSHLMATTVPTLHAYDPAYAYELAVIIQEGLRRMYQEGEEIFYYLSVYNENYEMEPMPEGDDVADGIIKGLYKFRSQNVEKPSVSMRPQLFGSGPILREVLRAQEILAEKYGIATDVWSVTSYTQLARDLKDVERFNRLNPESDLQKSYLETIFDGVAGPFIASSDNIKLVADQIREGIPGYYCVLGTDGFGRSETRESLRRHFEIDAENVVVATLHSLAEEGQFDKKQLATAVNELGIDPEKINPRTA
- a CDS encoding 2-oxo acid dehydrogenase subunit E2, with translation MATEFKLPEVSEGVETADVGQISVAVGDSVEEGQVLMDIETDKAVVQLESPHTGTIAELNVSEGDSIAIGTVLLSIEESNGAVTPAPETDSKPVETPPTELKAAEPVKPEPTQPQPESKPAPAPAVPQSGPASSAESSPNKAPVPAGPATRRLARKLGVDLHLVSGSGPGGRVNQEDVENYVKNLIAGGGPAGGGSGIAVPPLPDFTQFGEVERKKLNKLSRVSANNLNLSWQIIPHVTQHDLADITDLETARKLFISKPNYSGPKITMTALAMKAVAIVLHEFPAFNSSFDSDTNEIIYKKYINIGVAVDTENGLIVPVVKDVDKKNIIAIAQEMTEMAVKARDRKLEMADMQGGTFTITNLGGLGGTSFTPIVNYPEVAILGMSRSRHEFQLINEDPIARLMLPLSLSYDHRVINGADAARFIVRISSLLSDPFNLLVDC